Genomic window (Thomasclavelia spiroformis DSM 1552):
CTTTTTTTGTTTTTTATTCATTTTTTATTCCACCCTTAAAGAAAAATTTCACAATCATCTTCAACTTTTTTACAATTTTTTAGGACTTCTTGCATAATTTCTTTTGGATTAACTCCTTCTTCAAATTCTACTGTCATTTTTAATGTCATGAAATTAACGACTGCATTTTTAACTCCTTCAGTAGCTTTTGTAGCATATTCCATTTTATTTGCGCAATTTGCACAATCTACATCAATTTTAAAAGTTTTTTTCATTTTTTTAACCTCCATGATAATTTGAATAATTGAATATATGTTCAACTTACAATTTAATTATAGTTTATTAGTTGTTCAACTGTCAAGTTATTTTTAGATATTATGTATATTTGACAATAGTTTGATTTTTCAATTATAATATAAGCATTATAATACACTTGAAAGGAGAGTCTATGTTAGAAAATCATTGTGATTGTAAACCTAAAAATATTGAACTTGTTCAACAAGTTAAAGATAATATGCCAGCATTTGATGACATTATGGATTTATCCGACTTTTTTAAAATAATGGGGGATAGTACTAGATTACAGCTATTAATGTCATTGCAACAAAGTGAGATGTGTGTTTCTGATTTAGCAAATGTATTAAATATGACTAAATCAGCTGTTTCGCATCAATTAAAAACACTTAGAGTATCTAAATTAATAAAATCAAGAAAAGAAGGAAAAACGGTTATTTATTCATTAGATGATGCACACGTTCATGAAGTACTCGCTAAATCAATTGAACATATTAAAGAAAAGTAACAATAAAAAGAGTTATTAATATATGATATATTGATATTGTCATTTTATGCATGACTCTTTTTTTATACTTTGGTTAAACTATATAAGAGAAGATATTAAAAATATGCAATATTATGAATATTACTTGTTAAATTAATTTAAATCAGATTTTTGTTTAATGATGAAAATAAAGATGCTAATGGAGAAAGTTATGAATAATAAGATATATAAATTTAATGCTATAATTGAAGCAGTGCCTGATGTAAATGGAGCTTATGTGCGTTTTCCTTATGATATAAAAAAAGAATTTGGTAAAGGACGAGTAAAAGTACATGCAACGTTTGATGGCATAGCTTATGATGGTAGTATTGTAAATATGGGAATTAAAAATGATGATGGTTCAGTTTGTTATATTATTGGTGTGCGTAAAGATATACGTAAAAAATTGAATAAGGAATGTGGAGATTCAATATTTGTAACAATTCAAGAACGTTGTTAAAATGTATTATGTTTAAGATAATAGTTTAGAAATATTTAAGAATATATTATAGAATTTTCTAGATTTTATTTTTTATAATGATAATAGAAAAATCACAAAATAAACTTATTTTGTTGAAAGGGAATATAACGTAACTAATATTAATGAGGTGTAAGATTATGAAAGGATTGACAAATCAGGAAGTTCTAAAACGAATTCAAGAAGGACAAGTTAATACATTACCCAAACCTTTGGTTAAAAGTTATAAACAGATAATTTGTGAACATGTTTTTAATTTATTCAATATTTATAATTTTATTATTGCTTGTGCATTAGCATTAGTAAAAGCTTGGACAAGTATGTTTTTTATTGTTTTGGTAACTTCTAATGTTGTTATTAGAATATCTCAAGAGATTAAATCTAGAAATATGGTTGCGAAACTAAATTTAATTATTTCTCCCAAGACAAAAGTATTACGAGATGGTGTTGTTTTATCGATTGATAATGAAGAGATTGTTTTAGGAGATTATATTTATTTAGAAACAGGGAATCAAATACCGGCAGATTGTGTTGTTTTAGATAACGATGTAGAAGTAGATGAATCGCTTTTAACTGGTGAGGCTGATCCTGTATTAAAAAAAGCAGGTGATCATTTGTTATCAGGAAGTTTTATTATTTCTGGTGCATGTTATGGTGAAGTTGAGCATATTGGTGTTGATAATTATGCAGCTAAAATTGCAAATGAAGCAAGAAAACGTGAACCTGTGCAATCGGATTTGATTAAATTTTTTACGAAAGTAACAAAGATGACTAGCTTTTTGGTTGTGCCTTTAAGTATTATTTTACTTTTTCAGTCGTATGTTATTCGTCAAGAGGATTTATATACAGTAATAGTAAATAATTCAACTGCTCTACTTGGGATGTTACCAGTAGGCTTAGTTTTACTTACAAGTATAGCATTGATGGCTAGTGTTGTAAGATTAGGACAGCAAAAAGTGCTTGTACAAGAAATGTTTAGTATTGAAACATTATCGCATGTTTATGTTCTTTGTTTGGATAAAACAGGAACATTGACACAAGGAAAAATGAAGGTAAAAGATGTTTATTCTTTTGATTATAATTTACCTTATCAAATAGATGAAATTATGGCTTCTTTTGTAGAAGGTAGTTTAGATAATAATGCTACATCACAAACATTATCTCAATATTTTAAAGGTAAGAGTAAATATAAAACATTGAGAAGAATTTCGTTT
Coding sequences:
- a CDS encoding cation transporter; this encodes MKKTFKIDVDCANCANKMEYATKATEGVKNAVVNFMTLKMTVEFEEGVNPKEIMQEVLKNCKKVEDDCEIFL
- a CDS encoding ArsR/SmtB family transcription factor, with protein sequence MLENHCDCKPKNIELVQQVKDNMPAFDDIMDLSDFFKIMGDSTRLQLLMSLQQSEMCVSDLANVLNMTKSAVSHQLKTLRVSKLIKSRKEGKTVIYSLDDAHVHEVLAKSIEHIKEK
- a CDS encoding DUF1905 domain-containing protein; this translates as MNNKIYKFNAIIEAVPDVNGAYVRFPYDIKKEFGKGRVKVHATFDGIAYDGSIVNMGIKNDDGSVCYIIGVRKDIRKKLNKECGDSIFVTIQERC